A genomic stretch from Tachyglossus aculeatus isolate mTacAcu1 chromosome 19, mTacAcu1.pri, whole genome shotgun sequence includes:
- the NDUFAF4 gene encoding NADH dehydrogenase [ubiquinone] 1 alpha subcomplex assembly factor 4, protein MGARLARGLRNFNLEQRVAREVGRDKPLAAPTHPTARDLIGDQLRRHPEIREEVTKKDDKLLTLLKGVYVDSHEPGLQRQETTGQTPRGTARNPEVRLPKGNHLNLSEVRNIPKGKISVVEALMILNNHKLHPETWTAKKIAQEYQLELGEVESLLRFFIVFDMEIFSPDGEPRKAIGAK, encoded by the exons atgggggccaGGCTCGCCCGCGGCCTGCGGAATTTCAACCTGGAGCAGCGGGTGGCgagggaggtgggcagggacaAGCCCCTGGCCGCCCCCACCCATCCCACCGCCCGGGATCTCATTGGCGACCAACTGAGAC GCCACCCAGAAATTCGAGAAGAAGTGACCAAAAAGGATGACAAGCTCCTGACGCTGTTAAAAGGAGTTTACGTGGACTCCCACGAGCCTGGTCTTCAGAGGCAG GAAACCACAGGCCAGACTCCACGGGGGACAGCGAGAAACCCAGAGGTCCGATTGCCGAAAGGAAATCATTTAAACCTTTCGGAAGTCCGGAACATTCCCAAAGGCAAGATTTCGGTGGTGGAGGCGCTGATGATCCTCAATAACCACAAACTCCATCCGGAAACCTGGACTGCCAAGAAAATCGCTCAGGAATATCaactggagctgggagaggtgGAGTCCCTACTCAGATTCTTCATCGTCTTCGATATGGAGATCTTTTCCCCGGATGGGGAACCTAGGAAAGCAATCGGAGCTAAATGA